In Molothrus aeneus isolate 106 unplaced genomic scaffold, BPBGC_Maene_1.0 scaffold_60, whole genome shotgun sequence, the following proteins share a genomic window:
- the LOC136571099 gene encoding LOW QUALITY PROTEIN: cilia- and flagella-associated protein 45-like (The sequence of the model RefSeq protein was modified relative to this genomic sequence to represent the inferred CDS: inserted 2 bases in 1 codon; substituted 1 base at 1 genomic stop codon), which yields MAGATTGSGSRSLCPGDSSRGSLLPRRQQLRPPGFQSLLPKVCPRXLPLTPSPSGPFWSCPXGHVPIEGPELLPGSVGVQGALTVGISDPSHRPFPQVTGSSSPIVILQDVPKLPESQPSVRYKPKTTRIITRDLIRDLVIPQEKPQLCLIIGEKEYEKLKESARAPTEVEHWDRLKTLRARQDAAFEALKKAQIEEQRKAELEAKKDHQREVEEELQQEEQKLLQRVTRMRLEQEEDVRELNALFLNAKCNMIRDKQVLEKQMILKELVEEEKRLDKMMEMEREKGMEVQEELERQRKQELMRARQGIVKQMEQNAEERALRAEELYQEGQRQLERLEQMKREDRKAWEQKQERLKQIHADIKHFNVESQRLKDQQREKERLEDERVLEQQWQKAEREAALEAEQQQLHLEKEKELARLRATQERAQGWQAEQDALRAKRNQEVADREWRQQELEKARKKVELEQQLKQDRLEQVAQKEQYLAMQVQQDRQEFQRVLRAHQEQLEREKLEQEQRELRQRAHAEDLRRQIQELQRERERERAAVIEEGRRLQQEVWQRSQRLTQFRQQKLQEFRATGMPEKYCAQVERKAQSQANRAPS from the exons ATGGCAGGCGCGACTACTGGCTCAGGGTCTCGGTCCCTCTGTCCGGGAGACTCCTCCCGGGGATCCCTCCTCCCACGCCGTCAGCAGCTTCGCCCACCAGGATTTCAGTCCCTCCTTCCCAAGGTCTGCCCTCG TCTTCCCctgacccccagcccctccggCCCCTTTTGGTCGTGCCCCTGAGGGCATGTCCCGATTGAGGGTCCAGAGCTCCTCCCAGGATCAGTTGGTGTCCAGGGAGCACTGACCGTGGGGATTTCGGATCCCTCACATCGTCCTTTCCCACAGGTCAcgggctccagcagccccattGTGATTCTTCAGGATGTGCCCAAACTGCCTGAATCACAGCCCTCTGTCAGATATAAACCAAAGACCACCAGAATCATCACCAGGGACCTGATCCGGGACCTCGT cATTCCCCAGGAGAAGCCCCAGCTGTGTCTCATCATTGGAGAAAAGGAATATGAGAAACTTAAGGAATCAGCTCGAGCCCCAACTGAGGTGGAGCATTGGGACAGGCTGAAGACGCTGAGAGCCAGACAGGATGCTGCTTTT GAAGCCCTGAAAAAGGCCCAGATCgaggagcagagaaaggcagaaCTGGAGGCCAAGAAAGACCATCAGAGAGAagtggaggaggagctgcagcaggaggagcagaagctgctgcagcgGGTGACAAGgatgaggctggagcaggaggaagacGTGCGGGAACTGAATGCG CTGTTCCTCAATGCCAAGTGCAACATGATCCGGGACAAGCAAGTCCTGGAGAAGCAGATGATCCTCAAGGAACtggtggaggaggagaagcgCCTGGATAAGATGATGGAAATGGAGCGGGAGAAGGGCATGGAggtccaggaggagctggagcgccagaggaagcaggagctgatgag AGCCCGGCAGGGCATTGTGAAACAGATGGAGCAGAATGCAGAGGAGAGGGCATTGAGGGCTGAGGAGCTGTACCAGGAGggccagaggcagctggagcgaCTGGAGCAGATGAAGAGGGAGGATCggaag GCCTGGGAGCAGAAACAGGAGCGACTAAAGCAAATCCATGCTGATATTAAACATTTCAATGTGGAAAGCCAGAGGCTGAAGGATCAACAGCGGGAGAAGGAGAGGTTGGAGGACGAGcgggtgctggagcagcagtggcaaAAGGCT GAGCGTGAGGCCGCCTTGGAGGCGGAACAGCAACAACTgcacctggagaaggagaaggagctggcCCGGCTCAGGGCCACACAGGAGcgggcccagggctggcaggcagagcag GATGCTCTGAGGGCCAAGAGGAACCAAGAGGTCGCAGACCGGGAATGgcggcagcaggagctggagaaggcgCGGAAGAAGGtcgagctggagcagcagctgaagcaggaCCGGCTGGAGCAGGTGGCCCAGAAGGAGCAGTACCTGGCCATGCAGGTGCAGCAAGATCGCCAGGAATTCCAGAGGGTGCTCAG GGCCcatcaggagcagctggagcgggagaagctggagcaggagcagagggagctccGGCAGCGTGCCCATGCCGAAGATCTCCGGCGGCagatccaggagctgcagcgggagcgggagcgggagcgggcgGCTGTCATTGAGGAGGGCCGgcggctgcagcaggaggtcTGGCAGCGCAGCCAGCGCCTCACCCAGTTCAGacagcagaagctgcaggagTTCAG agccacTGGAATGCCCGAAAAGTACTGTGCCCAGGTGGAGCGCAAAGCCCAGAGCCAAGCCAACAGAGCCCCCTCCTAG